In Paramicrobacterium humi, the genomic stretch GTTCGTCGAGACGCTCACGGGCTTCAAGTGGGTCTCGCGCGTGCCGCGACTCGTGTTCGGCTACGAGGAGGCCATCGGCTACCTCGTGAACCCCGACGTCGTGCGCGACAAGGACGGCATCACGGCGGGAATCGCGTTCCTCGCCCTCGCCGCCGATGCGAAGGCGGAAGGGCTCACGGTCGCGGACCTGCTCGAGGGCTTCACCGAGACGTTCGGCTTCTTCGCGAGCGACCAGCTCTCGGTGCGCGTGACCGATCTCTCGATCATCGCCGCGATCATGGCGGAGCTGCGGCAGAACCCGCCGCAAGTGCTCGGCGAGCAGGTCGTGACGCGCATCGACGACTTCGCCAACGGGCTGCAGGGGCTGCCGGCGACCGACGCGCTGCGCTTCGTGCTCGAGGACGGCTCGCGCGTCATGGCGCGGCCGAGCGGCACCGAGCCGAAGCTCAAGTACTACATCGACGTGACGGCGCCCGCGGGCGAGCGGGATCGGGCGCGCGAGGTGCTGGCGGGCATCCGCAGCGACCTCGACGCGTTCTCGAAGAACGTCGCCGCCCGCTTAGGCTGACGGAATCAGAATCGGTTTCGGGAGCCAGGACATCGTGGCTCCCGAAACCGATTCTGGCTCCGGCGCGCGTTTGTGACTCCCAGGGCGGGTCGGATGCCGCTTAGCCGAGCGCCTCGTCGAGCTTCCGCTCGATCTCCGCGACGTCGAAGTAGTTTTCGATGACGACGATGTCGGCGAAGGTCCTGCCGATGTGCGACACGAGCTCCGGCGACGTGAGGATCACTTGCGCGTTCGCGGCGGCATTCTGAACGTTCGCGACATCGCTCGCCGTGACGCGAGCGGCGATGCCGAGCTTCTGCAGTGCGCGCTCGGCGTTGACGGTGAGGATCGCGGAGGTTCCGACGCCGGCGCCGCAGATCGCGACGATGTGCTTCACGAGCTCACGCCCTGCTTCGCGACGCCGAGGATCTCACGCACCGCGTCGGGCTCGCGAGCGGCGGCGAGCGCCGGGATCGCGGTCTCGTCGTTGAACACGTTCGCGAGAGCGGCCACCTGGGTGACGTGCGCGTCGGGCGAGGTGACGGCGAGCCCGACGACGACGGAGACTGGGTCGTTGTGCGGGTGGCCGAACGTGACGGGAGTCTCGAGGGTCACGACAGACAGCCCGTCGCCGAGAACGTCGGCGCCGGGGCGGGCGTGCGCGAGCGCGAGGCCGGGCGCGATGACGATGTAGGCGCCGTACTGCTCGATGACCTGGATCATGCGCGTCGTGTACTCGTCTGTCGCGACGCCGCTTGCGACGAGAGCGTCGCCGGCCAGACGGATCGCCTGCCGCCAGTTGCTTGCGTTCGCGCCGAGATTCAAGGCGGAATCGGGAAGCGGTGGCAGCGGCATCGGCACTCTCTCCGTATGGTTCGGGTGAGGCGATCGGGCTCTCGGTCGTGAAGGGCCCTGCCTCACCGCCTATTTTAGGCGCGGCGCCTGAACGCGCGGTTCACGCCCCGTAACTCTCGGCATCCTCGAAGCCCTGACTGATGACGTCGGCCAGGTCTTCACGCTCCTCGAGCGGCAGGAACGCGGCCGACGCGGCGTTCAGCTGGAACGTCTCGAGATCAGCGAGGTCGTACGTGAACGCGTCGGCGAGCAGGCTCAGCTCGCGCGTGAGCGTCGTGCCCGATTGGGTGCGGTTGTCAACATTGACGGTGACGCGGAAGCCGAGCTGGTAGAACAGGTCGAACGGGTGGTCGGCGAGCTCGCTGCCCCACGCGGCTATCGCCCCCGTCTGCAGGTTCGATGAGGGGCTCAGCTCGAGCGCGATCTCGCGGTCCTTGACCCATTCGGCGAGTTCGCCGAGCGTCACGTAGGTGCTGTCGGCGTCCGCGCGCTCGATCGTGACGTCCTCGGCGAGGCGCACTCCGTGGCCGAGCCGGAGCGCGCGCCCGTCGAAGAGCGCGCTCTCGATCGAGAGCAGTCCGTCGGCCTCTCCCGCGTGCACGGTGACGGGCAAGTGGTTCTGCGCGAGGTAGTCGAAGGCGAGGCGGTGTCGGCTCGGCGGGAACCCGGCCTCGGCGCCGGCGATGTCAAAGCCCACGACGCCGCGGTCGCGGTGCCGCACGGCGAGCTCGGCGACCTCGAGCCCGCGGTCGGCGTGCCGCATCGCCGTGACGAGCTGCCCGACGCGCATGCTGCGTCCCTGCCGCTCGACCTCCGTGACCCCGGCCTCGAGTCCTGACTGCACAGCCTCGACGGCCTGGTCGAGACTCAGTCCGCGAGCGAGGTGCTGCTCGGGCGCCCAGCGGACTTCGCCGTAGACGACGCCGTCCGCGGAGAGGTCGAGAACGAACTCGCGCGCGATGCGCTCGAGAGCGTCGGCGGTCTGCATGACCGAGGTCGTGAGGTCGAACGTCGTGAGATAGTCCACGAGGTTGCCCGCGTTGCACTGGGTGAGGAACCAGTCGCCAAGGGCCGCGGCATCCGATTCGGGCACGTCGACGCCGGCCTCGTCGGCGAGCTCGATGATGGTCTGCGGGCGCAGGCCGCCGTCGAGGTGGTCGTGCAGCGACACCTTCGGCAGATCGCGCAGGTTGACTCGGCCGATCGTGTAGTCCTCATCCAGTTCAGTCACGCCCTCAGGGTACCGTGCTGAAACGTATCATTGCGGTGGAGACCGAAGGAGTTCACATGTCATCATCGCCCGAGCGCGTCTGCTTCCTCATGCACCTCAAGCCCGACCGCGTCGCCGACTACCTCGCCGTGCACGAGCGCGTGTGGCCCGAGATGCTCGAGGCGCTGCGGCAGGCCGGCTGGCGCAACTACTCGCTGTTCCTGCGCGCCGACGACGGCCTCGTCGTCGGCTACCTCGAGACCGACGACTACGCGGCCGCGCAGGCCGCGATGGAGCGCACCGACGTCAACGCGCGCTGGCAGGCGTCGATGGCGCCCTACTTCGTGTCCGAGAGCGACCCCGACCGGGCGAGCGAGCGACTCACCGAGTACTTCCACCTCGCCTGAGACGAGCGGATGCCGCTAGCCGATGCGGTTCGCGACGAGCGGGCCGCGCTCGAAGCTCGTGCCGGGCGGCGCGATCTCGAAGGCGCCGTCGAGCGCGTCGAGCGCGCGGTCGAAGCGCGCGTCGTCGTCGGCGGACAGCGTGAAGAGCGGCTGCCCTGCGGCAACGGTGTCGCCCGGCTTCGCGTGCAGCTCGATGCCCGAAGCGTGCAGCACGGGGTCAGTGGCGCGGGCGCGGCCCGCGCCGAGGCGCCACGCGGCGATGCCGAACGGCAGCGCCTCCTGGCGCACGAGCACGCCGTCGGCCTCGGCCGTGACCGTGTGCGATTCGCGCGCCGTCGGCAGCGCGGCATCCGGATCCCCACCCTGCGCGATGACGGTCTTGCGCCACACGTCCATCGCCCGGCCGTCCTTCAGCGCTTCCTCGACGTCGGCGTCGGGCTGGCCGACGAGGCTCAGCATCTCGCGCGCGAGGGCGACGGTGAGCTCGACGATGTCGGCGGGCCCGCCGCCCGCGAGCACGTCGAACGACTCCTGCACTTCGTTGGCGTTGCCGATCGCGCGTCCGAGCGGAACATTCATGTCGGTGAGCAGCGCGGAGGTCGCCACGCCCGCGTCCCGGCCGAGCTCGACCATCGTGCGCGCGAGCTCCTCGGCCTTCGCGTAGTCGGTCATGAACGCGCCGGAGCCGAACTTGACGTCGAGGACGAGCGCCTCCGTGCCCTCCGCGATCTTCTTCGACATGATGCTCGAGGCGATGAGCGGGATCGCCTCGACCGTTCCCGTCACGTCGCGCAGCGCGTAGAGCCGCTTGTCGGCGGGCGCGAGGCCCGTCCCGGCGGCGCAGATGACGCCGCCGATGTCGCGCAGCTGGGCGAACATCTCGTCGTTCGTGAGGTTCGCGCGCCAGCCGGGGATGGACTCGAGCTTGTCGAGCGTGCCGCCGGTGTGCCCGAGGCCGCGGCCGGACAGCTGCGGGACCGCGACGCCGAACGACGCGACGAGCGGCATGAGCGGGAGCGTGATCTTGTCTCCGACGCCGCCCGTCGAGTGCTTGTCGACGGTGCGCTTGCCGAGCCCCGAGAAGTCCATGCGCTCGCCCGAGGCGATCATCGCGAGGGTCATGTCCTTGATCTCGCGCCGGCTCATGCCGTTGAGAAGGATCGCCATCGCGAGCGCCGCCATCTGCTCGTTGCCGACGTACTCGCGCGTGTACGCGTCGATGAGCCAGTCGATCTGCGCGGTCGACAGCTCCCCCTTGTCGCGCTTCGTGCGGATGATGTCGACGGCGTCGAACGCCTCGATGGCCTGCTCAGGCATGGTGTCTCTTCCTGTGTTCGGTGGGTCGGATGCCGCTCAGGCGCCGTACTCCGCCAGCTGGCGCGGACCGAACGCGTCGGGCAGCACCTCGTCGATCGTGCGGATGCCGGAGACCGTCTCGAGCAGCATGCCCGGGACGGCGTGCTCGAACAGCAGCTGGCGGCAGCGGCCGCACGGCATGAGCGTGTTGCCGTCCCCGTCGACGCACGAGAACGCGACGAGCTGGCCGCCTCCCGTCATCGCGAGGTTCGACACGAGGCCGCACTCGGCGCACAGCCCCACGCCGTAGCTCGCGTTCTCCACGTTGCAGCCCGTCACGATGCGGCCGTCGGTCGCGATCGCGGCGGCCCCGACGGGGAACTTCGAGTACGGCGCGTACGCCTTGCGCATCGCCTCTTCGGCCGCGCTGCGCAGCGCGCCCCAGTCGATCGAGCCGTCGTCCATTCCGCTGGTCCTCCTACGCCTTGATGTACGGTTTGCCCGACGCGGCCGGCGCCCTCGACTGGCCGACGAAGCCGGCGACGGCGAGGATCGTCACGACGTACGGCAGCATGAGCAGGAACTCGCTCGCGACGGGCGAGCCGACGGCGCCGAGCACGTTCTGCAGGTTCGTGGCGAAGCCGAAGAGCAGCGCCGCGAGTGTCGCCTTGATGGGATCCCACTGGCCGAAGATCACCGCGGCGAGGGCGATGAAGCCCGCGCCCGCCGTCATGTCCTTCGTGAACAGCCCGACGGAGCCGAGCGTGAAGTAGGCGCCGCCGAAGCCGGCGACGGCTCCCGCGAGGGACACGTTCCAGAACCGCGTCGTGTTCACGTGGATGCCGACCGTGTCTGCGGCCTGAGGGTGCTCGCCGACGGAGCGAGCGCGCAGTCCCCACTTGGTGTGGAACAGTCCCCAGTACGTCACGGCGACGGCGATGTACATGACGTAGATGATGATCGTCTGCCGGAAGAACACGGGTCCGATGATCGGGATCTCTGACAGGAACGGGATGCTGATGCGCGGGAAGCGCGGCGGGCTGTTGAGCAGCGGCGCATTGCTCGTGAGCACTTGCGAGTAGAAGAACGACGTGAGGCCGAGCACGAGCACGTTGAGCACGACGCCGACGATGACCTGGTCGACCCAGTACTTGATCGAGAACGCGGCGAGCACGAAGCTCACGAGCACGCCGGCGACCATCGCCGCGATGAGGCCGAGGTACGGGTTGCCGGTCACGGACGCGACGACGGCGGAGCTGAACGCCCCCGCGAGCAGCTGGCCCTCGATCGCGATGTTCACGACGCCGGAGCGCTCCGAGATGACGCCGCCGAGCGAGCCGAAGATGAGCGGCGCCGACAGGGCGACGGTGCCGAGCAGGAACCCGGGAAGCGGGATCGTGCCGCCCGCGGCCGCCCACGTGAAGAAGCCCATCACGAACAGCACGGCGAAAACGATGATGAGCCACAGCCAGGTCTTGCGGTAGTTCACCGTCAGCCACACCGACACGGCGGTGATGGCGGCGAGCAGCACCGTCACGACGATGCCCGTCGACACGTTCTCGAGAACGAGCGGCGGCAGCACGATCGCGTCGGAGTCGTTCGAGAGCTTGAAGGTCGTGACGCCGTCGCGGCGGAAGATCACGAACAGCACGAGCGAGATGAGCGTGACGACGCCGAAGGTGATGGGCGCCTTCCAGCTGCGGATCCGGGCGACCTCGAGACTCTCGGAGACCGGGACGTCGGCCGCGGTTGTGGTGTTGCTCACTTGGCCGTCACCTCCTTCGTGATGGACGGTGTCGACCGCTTCGTGCGACCGCCGGGCTTGGGGAGGAAGAAGATCGAGCGCACGAGCGGGGGCGCTGCGATGAACAGCACGATCACGGACTGCACGACGAGTACGATGTCGACAGGGATGCCCTGACCGGCCTGCATCGCGTAGCCGCCCGCCTTGAAAGCACCGAACAGGATGCCGGCGGCGAAGGTGCCCCACGGCGTACTGCGCCCGAGCAGGGCGACCGTGATGGCGTCGAAGCCGATTCCCGCGTCGATGCCCGAGCTGAAGCCCGTCGTGATCGTGCCGAGCACTTGGGAGACGCCCGCGAGGCCCATGAGGGCGCCCGAGATGATCATCGCCCACACGTACATCGCCTTGACGCTGATGCCCGCGACGCGTGCCGCGTTGGGGTTCTCGCCGACGGCGCGGAATTTGAAGCCGAGGCTCGAGCGGTTCATGAGCCACCACACGAAGATCGTCGCGATGATCACGAGGATGAAGCCCGCGTGCAGCTCGTAGCGATCGCCGAAGATCGGCGGAAGCACGGCGCTCGGCAGGATCGCGGGCGACTTCGGGTTCACGGATCCGGGTGCCTGGAGCAGCCCGGGCGTGCGCAGCATCCAGGCGATGAGGTAGAACGCGACGTAGTTGAGCATGATCGTGAGGATCACCTCGTGCGCTCCCGTGCGCGCCTTCAGGTAGCCGACGATTCCGCCCCAGAGCGCGCCGCCCGCGAGGCCCGCGAGGATCGCGAGAGGGAGGTGGATCCAGATCGGCAGGTGGAACGAGAAGCCCACCCAGCCGGCCGCTCCGGCGGCGATGAGCATCTGGCCGCGACCGCCGATGTTGAACAGGCCGACGCGGAAGGCGAGGCCGACGGCGAGTCCGCCCGCGATGAGCGGGGTCGCGTGGTGCAGCGTGTCGGTTATCGACTTGATGCCGCCCGCGAAGGTCGGTCGGTTGAAGTTGTAGATCGCGCCGTTGAAGAGGGCGATGTAGGCGCCGGAGACGGCGTTCCAGATGGCGGTGAAAGTGTCGCCCGGTCGCGCGAAGAAGTAGCTCGACGCCTTCTGCACGCCCTCGTCGGTGAAGGCGATGAGCACGGCGCCGATCACGAGGGAGATGATGATCGCGAGCACCGTGATGACGGTGCTGCTGTTCATGATCTGCGCGGCGAGCTGGTTGGCGCGCGGCGCCTCGGGTGTGCCGGCGTCCTTCGCCGCGGTGGTCTGCGTGTCGTCGCTCATGCGGCTGCCTCCGTCGGCTTCTCTCCGGCCATCATCAGTCCGAGCACGTCGCGTGATGTGTCGCCAGGGACGATGCCGACGATCGCTCCCCGGTACATCACGGCGATGCGGTCGGCGAGAGCCGTGACCTCGTCCAGTTCCGTCGAGACCACGACGACCGGGATCCCCGCGTCGCGCGTCGCGACCATGCGCTTGTGCACGAATTCGATCGAGCCGACGTCGATGCCTCGGGTGGGCTGCGCGGCGACGAAGAGCTTGAGCTCGCGGCTCAGCTCCCGAGCCAGCACGACCTTCTGCTGGTTTCCGCCCGAGAGGTTGCCGGCCTTCGTCTCGATGGACTGCGCGCGGATGTCGAACTCGTCCTTCGTCTCGCGCGCGAACTTCTCGCGGTACGCGAGCTGCAGGTTGCCGACCTTGACGAAGGGCGCGCCGTTGGCGCGGTCGAGCATGAGGTTCTCCGCGATGCTGAAGCCCTTCACGACGCCGTCCTCCGAGCGGTCCTCGGGGATGAAGCCGACGCCGGCGTCGAGGACCTTGCGCACGCTCAGGCCCGTGAGCTCCTCGCCGTTGAGCGTGATGCTGCCGGTCACGCGCGGCTGGAGTCCCATGATGGCCTCGGTCAGCTCGGTCTGCCCGTTGCCCTGCACCCCGGCGATCGCGAGGATCTCGCCCGCGCGCACGTCGAAGCTGACGTCGTTGACGACCTTGAGGCCCTGCGGGTCGATCACGTTGAGGTTGGAGACCTGCAGGGCGACGTCGCCGAGCTTGGGCTCGTCCTTGTGCACGGTGAGTTCGACAGCGCGGCCCACCATGAGCGCGGCGAGCTCGTTGTTGGTGGCTGTCGGCTCGGCTTCGCCGACGACCTTGCCGAGGCGCACGATCGTGATGCGGTCCGCGACTTCGCGAACCTCCCGCAGCTTGTGCGTGATGAAGACGATAGACGTTCCCGAGTCGCGGAGCCGGCGCATCGTCGCCATGAGTTCGTCCGTCTCCTGCGGAGTGAGCACGGCGGTCGGCTCGTCGAAGACGAGCACTTTCGCGTCGCGCGAGAGCGCCTTGATGATCTCGACGCGCTGCTGCACGCCGACGGGAAGATCTTCGACGAGCGCGTCGGGGTCGACGTTGAACCCGAACCTCTCGGAGATCTCGAGTACCTTCTTGCGCGCGGCCGCGATGTCGAGGGTGCCGGCGAACTTGGTGCTCTCGTGGCCGAGCATGACGTTCTCGGCGACGGTGAACACGGGGATGAGCATGAAGTGCTGGTGGACCATGCCGATACCGGCGCGCATGGCGTCGCCGGGACCGGAGAAGTGCTGTACTTCGTCGTCGAGCAGGATGTCGCCCTCATCGGCCTGGTAGAGGCCGTAGAGCACGTTCATCAGCGTGGATTTTCCGGCGCCGTTCTCACCGAGAAGGCAGTGGATTTCTCCGGGTTGAACGACGAGGTCGATGTGATCGTTGGCCGTCAGCGATCCGAACCGCTTCGTGATGCCGCGAAGTTCGAGCTTCATATCAGGGATCCTACGTGTGGGGAGGGGCTCATGAGTAGGGGGACCAGCCGGACGACTGGCCCCCCCCCTCTCGTAATGTTCTCGCTCGGGTCTACTTCGGCGAGGACGGGGACTCGACCTTGATCGAGCCGTCGATGATGCCCGCCTTGATCGTGTCGAGCTCACCCTGCAGGTCAGGGTTGACCTTGTCCTTCCAGTCGTGGAAGGGGGCGATTCCGACGCCGTCGTTGTCAAGCGTGCCGACGTACGGTTCGGCACTGAAGGAGCCCTTCGCAGCCTGGGTGACGATGTCGAAGACACCCTGCTTCATCTGCTTCATGATCGACGTGAGGAACAGGTCCTTGTCGGAGTCGACCGTCTCGTACTGGTCAGCGTCGACACCGATCATGGCGATGTCCTTGCCGGAGTCCTTGATGGCCTCGATCGCGGACTGGTAGATCGGACCGCCGACCGGCAGCAGGACGTCGACGCCCTGGTTGATGACCGTCGTCGCGGACTGCTTCGCGGTGTCGTTCGCGTCGAAGCCACCGGTGAAGACGCCGTTCTGCTTGTCGACGTCCCAGCCGACGACCTTGACGTCCTTGCCCTTCTGCTCGTTGTAGTAGTTCACGCCGTCCGCATAGCCGTCCATGAAGATCGTCACTGTCGGGATCTGCATGCCGCCGAAGGTGCCGACGGAGCCGGTCTTCGAGGTGTCGGCGGCGACGTAGCCGGCGAGGAACGCGGCCTGAGCCGTGTCGTAGACGACGGGCTTGACGTTGTCCATGTCGATCGAGTTGTCGTCGAGGATCACGAAGTCGACGTCGGGGTTGGCCGTCGCGGCCTCCTTCGTCGCGTCGGCGAGCAGGAAGCCGACGGTGATGATCATGTCGCAGCCCTGGTCGACGAGGCTCGTGATGTTCGGGCCGAAGTCGGACTCGGAGGACGACTCGACGTGCTTCTCCTTGATGCCGAGCTTGTCGGCGGCCTCGACGAGGCCCTCGTAGCTCGACTGGTTGAACGACTTGTCGTCGAACCCGCCCGAGTCGGAGACGATGCAGGGAAGATAGTCGATGGCCTCGCCCGTCGATCCGCCGCCACCGGCGGATTCGGGAGCCTGGCCGCAGCCGGCGAGCAGGGCGACGACGCCGAGGCCGGCAAGGCCGCTGACGACGGCCTTACGGGTTGTGATTGTCAAGGTGACCTCCAGGTTGCGGGCCCGCGCGGGACGCGGGTTTTGAGGCTTACGTTACCGAACGTGACGAGCGCGATTTGCACGCTCGCCCACTTCGACCTCGAAGTGTTACACATCAGTAACCGGCCCCGTCGAGAGATCGTAAGCCGCGACACGTCGCGTGCGCACGATGCTGCTCATATGAGCAGGGCTGCTGGACCCGCAGTCACATTCGCGCACGCTCGCGCGCAAGCGAGCAGAGCGGCGGCGTTACTTCGTCGGCGAGCTCGGTGAGGAGACCTCGATCTTCCCCGCCACGATCTGCTGTCGCAGCTCGTCGATCTCGTCGGAGAGCTCTGCGTCGACGGCATCCGTCATCTCATGGAACGGCGCGATGTCGACGCCGCCGTTCTCGAGGGTCCCGACGAAGGGCGTGTTGTCGAGCGTGCCGTCCAGATCGCGTGCGACGAGGTCGGTGACGGCGTCTTGCGTCTTCTTCAGGATGCTCGTGAGGATGTACGGCCCGTACTCCTTCGGCAGCGTCTCGTAGCCGTCGTTGTCGACCCAGATGAGCGACACGTCGCCCGCGTCGGCGATCGCGGCAGCCGCGCCCTCGCCGACCTGCCCGGCGACGGGGAGGATCACGTCGGCGCCCTGCCCGATGAGGGTCTCGGCGGTGCGCTTGCCCTTGTTGACGTCCTCGAAGTCACCCGTGAACAGGCCGTCCTGCTTCTGCTTGTCCCAGCCCTTCACGACGACGTTGGCGTCGTGCACCTCGTTGTAGTGGGCGACGCCGTCGACGAAGCCGTCCATGAACAGCGTCACGGGCGGCTGGTTGCCGCCGCCGAACGTGCCGACGACGCCCGTCTTCGTCACCCCGGCCGCGAGGTATCCGGCGAGATACGCGGCCTGCGCCGTGTCGAAGACGATCGAGGTGATGTTGTCGCCCTCGAGGGTCTCGTCGACGATCGCGAAGTGCCGGTCGGGGTTCGCCTCAGCGGCATCCTGCGTGTACTCCGCGAGCTCCCAGCCGACCGTTACGATGAGCCGGCAGCCCGTGTCGACGGCCTGGTCGACGTTCGGCCCGAGGTCGGTCTCGCTCTTCGAGACGATGGCCTGCGCGTCGATGCCGTACTCGTCCTGCGCCTTCTCGAGCCCCTCCCAGCTGGACTGGTTGAACGAGCGGTCCTCGAGCCCGCCGGAGTTCGTCACCATGCGCGCGCAGTAGTCGGGGTCCGTCGACTCGGGCTTCGCCTCGGGCGCCTGGCCGCAGCCGGTGAGCAGAAGAGCGGATGCCGCGACGAGCGCGGCGACGCGGGCGACGGGTTTCGGTGACATCGGTTGCTGTCCTTTGCGACGCGGGTGGATGCCACAACAGTAGCGAACAGCAACGCGTCGCCGGCTCATGTGTCGCGGAAGCCGACGCGCCAGCTCGCGTAGGCGGGTGACCAGCCAGCGGCGCGCGCCTTCGCGTTCGAGATCGGCCGTCCGGCCGGGGCACCGGGAGCGAGCGGTGCGGACGGCGGCGCGGGCGCTCCGATCGCGGCGGCGTAGACCGGCAGCCACTCGGTCCCCGCGGCCGGCTCGTCGTCGACGACGTGATACACGCCGTCCGGCCAGCCGATCGCGAGCACGGTCGCGGCGACGGCGTCGTCGACGTGCACGAGTGAGGTGACGGCAGGAGTGGCCGCGAGTGCGCCCTCAGCGACCTGCCGGGCGATGCGCCCGCCGCGCTCGTACCACGTGCCGGGGCCGTAGAGCATGCCGTACCGCAGCACGGTCGCGTGCGGCAGCGACGCGGCGAGCCGCTCCATCTCGTCGACGGCCGTGCCGGGGATGATCGGCTCCGTCTCGTGTGCGGGCGTGTTGCCGTCGGGAAACACCCACGCGATGGACTGCACGATCATGCGGTCGATTCCCGCCGCAGTCGCCGCGGAAACGAGATTCGCCGTGCCTTCTCGGCGCAGTCGCGCGTTCGCGTCGAGATCGTACTCGCCGAGGTCGGTGAGCTCGTGCAGCACGAGCTCGGCGCCGCTGTCGGCGACGACCCCCGCCAGCCGGTCAGAGTCGTACACGTCGACGACGACGGGTCGCGCCCCGAGCGCGGCGAGCCGCGTCAGGCTCTCAGCGCGTCTCGTCGTCGCCGTGACCTCGTGTCCGGCGTCGACGAGCGCGGGGAGGAGAC encodes the following:
- a CDS encoding BMP family lipoprotein, translating into MSPKPVARVAALVAASALLLTGCGQAPEAKPESTDPDYCARMVTNSGGLEDRSFNQSSWEGLEKAQDEYGIDAQAIVSKSETDLGPNVDQAVDTGCRLIVTVGWELAEYTQDAAEANPDRHFAIVDETLEGDNITSIVFDTAQAAYLAGYLAAGVTKTGVVGTFGGGNQPPVTLFMDGFVDGVAHYNEVHDANVVVKGWDKQKQDGLFTGDFEDVNKGKRTAETLIGQGADVILPVAGQVGEGAAAAIADAGDVSLIWVDNDGYETLPKEYGPYILTSILKKTQDAVTDLVARDLDGTLDNTPFVGTLENGGVDIAPFHEMTDAVDAELSDEIDELRQQIVAGKIEVSSPSSPTK
- a CDS encoding NAD-dependent epimerase/dehydratase family protein, with product MRIFLAGGTGVLGSRLLPALVDAGHEVTATTRRAESLTRLAALGARPVVVDVYDSDRLAGVVADSGAELVLHELTDLGEYDLDANARLRREGTANLVSAATAAGIDRMIVQSIAWVFPDGNTPAHETEPIIPGTAVDEMERLAASLPHATVLRYGMLYGPGTWYERGGRIARQVAEGALAATPAVTSLVHVDDAVAATVLAIGWPDGVYHVVDDEPAAGTEWLPVYAAAIGAPAPPSAPLAPGAPAGRPISNAKARAAGWSPAYASWRVGFRDT